The Vespa velutina chromosome 22, iVesVel2.1, whole genome shotgun sequence genome includes a window with the following:
- the LOC124956435 gene encoding ankyrin-1-like isoform X3, translated as MPLHCIANPLQRELADAIIRLQPLDEIRILLACGARPNEPVTQGLRPLHYAVWQRYTDAAQLLLVRGADIDATDECGYSALHLAAEHGYLDLVKLLLKYGAKVDHRKDTGELFPRTMLCDEPLRLALRNRHVEVARTLLEAGANPNKRYFFGSEINLVSPLDLECMELLLAFGAQPNMRDRAGLTPLMKATRSPQGIASVLLLLSYEADVNSMTDARHDFRTVLHYAILGGDPAVINLLLKQGARLDLGPDYQKPTALDLAILKGDPSIVEMLLESGADVNASSPIIGSALHVACADNIPNRLQILQMLLERGADPNLVIRSDEGLSLRPVLAEYVASNENPSVEVVALLLKYGARVVIKTQFRDPHGILNSLQNTADKPRLLRALLEAAESFDPCMIKRSSSLTDAQKALVMEAARTPLPLTHQARLIVRKLCGTKLPKIVRDLQLPQSLHRYLLYDFH; from the exons ATGCCATTGCATTGCATCGCTAACCCGTTGCAACGGGAATTGGCTGACGCCATTATAAGGTTGCAACCGCTGGATGAAATTCGGATACTTCTCGCATGCGGTGCAAGGCCAAATGAGCCGGTAACCCAAGGTCTGAGACCTCTTCATTACGCCGTATGGCAGAGATACACCGACGCGGCTCAATTGCTTTTAGTTCGTGGTGCTGATATCGATGCTACCGACGAGTGCGGATATTCCGCGTTGCATCTTGCCGCTGAGCATGGCTATCTCGACCTCGTTAAACTTCTATTAAAATACGGAGCAAAGGTCGATCATAGAAAAGACACTGGGGAACTATTTCCCag GACCATGCTATGCGACGAGCCTTTACGATTGGCTTTGAGGAATCGCCACGTCGAAGTGGCTAGGACTTTGTTGGAAGCTGGCGCCAATCCAAACAAGAGATATTTCTTCGGTTCGGAGATTAATTTGGTTTCTCCGTTGGATCTGGAGTGTATGGAACTTTTATTGGCCTTTGGTGCTCAACCCAATATGAGGGATCGAGCTGGATTGACCCCTTTAATGAAGGCAACGAGATCGCCTCAG GGTATCGCATCTGTACTTCTTTTGTTGAGTTACGAAGCGGACGTAAATTCTATGACCGATGCCAGGCATGATTTTCGTACGGTTCTACATTATGCGATACTCGGTGGCGATCCAGCGGTTATCAATCTTTTGTTAAAACAAGGTGCTAGGCTAGACCTTGGACCAGATTACCAAAAGCCAACCGCATTAGATTTGGCTATACTCAAGGGTGATCCTTCGATCGTCGAGATGTTATTAGAGTCTG gtGCGGACGTGAATGCATCATCTCCGATCATTGGATCAGCCCTTCATGTCGCTTGCGCTGACAACATACCGAATAGACTTCAAATTCTTCAAATGTTGTTAGAACGTGGCGCTGATCCTAATCTCGTAATACGTAGCGACGAAGGTCTCTCGTTACGTCCAGTTTTAGCGGAATATGTAGCGTCTAACGAAAACCCGTCGGTTGAAGTTGTCGCATTATTACTTAAGTATGGAGCGCGGGTTGTCATAAAGACACAATTTCGCGATCCACACGGCATTTTAAATTCCCTTCAGAATACGGCGGATAAACCTAGATTATTAAGGGCACTATTAGAAGCGGCAGAAAGTTTTGATCCTTGTATGATAAAAAGATCGAGTAGTTTGACCGACGCACAGAAGGCATTAGTTATGGAAGCAGCAAGGACGCCATTACCTTTGACCCATCAAGCTAGGCTTATAGTGCGCAAATTATGCGGCACTAAATTACCAAAAATCGTTAGAGATCTGCAGTTACCTCAGTCGTTACATCGGTATCTTCTTTACGACTTTCATTAG
- the LOC124956436 gene encoding NADH-ubiquinone oxidoreductase 49 kDa subunit isoform X1 has protein sequence MATGVLRTVLRKSVGLYNDAAYLTRIYPTTNFYRQHRHSHDWAPDIEYMNSLKRPQALPIDSVKWQFPWEKHDIEERGETVKNVQVNFGPQHPAAHGVLRLILELEGEVVIRADPHIGLLHRATEKLIEYKTYMQALPYFDRLDYVSMMCNEQCFSLAIEKLLNIDVPLRAKYIRVLFAELTRILNHIMGIGTHALDVGAMTPFFWLFEEREKLMEFYERVSGARMHAAYIRPGGVSLDLPLGLLDDIHEWATQYAERVDEVEDMLTENRIWMQRTKDIGVITAADALNMGFSGVMLRGSGIKWDLRKTAPYDAYDLVDFDVPVGINGDCYDRYLIRVEEMRQSLRIIEQCLNKMPPGEVRCDDAKVVPPRREEMKTSMEALIHHFKLYTQGFQVPPGATYTAIEAPKGEFGVYLVSDGTSKPYRCKIKAPGFAHLACLKHIGPGHMLADIVAIIGTLDVVFGEIDR, from the exons ATGGCGACCGGAGTGTTAAGGACAGTCCTACGAAAATCTGTAGGATTGTATAATGATGCAGCGTATCTTACGCGAATATATCCAACAAC TAATTTTTATAGGCAACATCGCCACAGCCATGATTGGGCCCCAGATATAGAATATATGAACTCATTGAAACGTCCACAAGCTTTACCAATTGATTCTGTAAAATGGCAATTTCCATGGGAAAAACATGACATTGAAGAACGTGGAGAGACAGTGAAAAATGTACAAGTTAATTTTGGCCCTCAACATCCGGCAGCTCATGGAGTGTTACGTTtaatattagaattagaaGGAGAAGTTGTAATCAGAGCTGATCCACATATTGGTCTTTTGCATCGAGCAACAGAAAAgcttatagaatataaaacatatatgcAAGCATTACCATACTTTGATCGTTTAGATTATGTTTCTATGATGTGTAACGAGCAATGTTTCTCTTTAGCAAttgagaaattattaaatatagatgTACCACTGCGTGCAAAATATATTCgag TATTATTTGCGGAACTCACTCGTATCTTGAATCATATTATGGGAATAGGAACTCATGCATTGGATGTAGGTGCAATGACCCCATTCTTTTGGTTgtttgaagaaagagaaaaattaatggaaTTTTATGAAAGAGTTAGTGGAGCTCGTATGCATGCTGCTTATATAAGACCTGGTGGAGTGTCTTTGGATCTTCCATTAGGTTTATTAGATGATATTCATGAATGGGCTACGCAGTATGCTGAAAGAGTTGATGAAGTAGAAGACATGTTAACTGAAAATAGAATATGGATGCAACGTACAAAGGATATTGGTGTAATTACAGCAGCAGATGCATTGAATATGGGCTTTAGCGGAGTAATGTTACGGGGTTCTGGAATTAAATGGGATTTGAGAAAAACTGCACCATATGATGCGTATGATTTAGTTGACTTTGATGTTCCTGTTGGTATAAATGGTGATTGTTATGATag GTATCTCATTCGAGTTGAGGAAATGCGTCAGTCTCTTAGGATAATCGagcaatgtttaaataaaatgccACCTGGCGAAGTGAGATGCGACGATGCTAAAGTTGTACCACCGCGtagagaagaaatgaaaactaGTATGGAAGCTTTAATtcatcattttaaattatatacacaaGGTTTTCAGGTACCACCTGGTGCTACATATACTGCTATCGAAGCACCAAAGGGTGAATTTGGAGTATATCTTGTTAGTGATGGTACTAGTAAACCATATCGGTGTAAGATCAAAGCTCCTGGATTTGCACACTTAGCTTGTTTGAAACATATAGGACCAGGTCATATGCTTGCTGATATCGTAGCCATTATTGGTACACTGGATGTAGTATTTGGTGAGATTGACAGATAA
- the LOC124956435 gene encoding ankyrin-1-like isoform X1 — MLEHRTVFDMPLHCIANPLQRELADAIIRLQPLDEIRILLACGARPNEPVTQGLRPLHYAVWQRYTDAAQLLLVRGADIDATDECGYSALHLAAEHGYLDLVKLLLKYGAKVDHRKDTGELFPRTMLCDEPLRLALRNRHVEVARTLLEAGANPNKRYFFGSEINLVSPLDLECMELLLAFGAQPNMRDRAGLTPLMKATRSPQGIASVLLLLSYEADVNSMTDARHDFRTVLHYAILGGDPAVINLLLKQGARLDLGPDYQKPTALDLAILKGDPSIVEMLLESGADVNASSPIIGSALHVACADNIPNRLQILQMLLERGADPNLVIRSDEGLSLRPVLAEYVASNENPSVEVVALLLKYGARVVIKTQFRDPHGILNSLQNTADKPRLLRALLEAAESFDPCMIKRSSSLTDAQKALVMEAARTPLPLTHQARLIVRKLCGTKLPKIVRDLQLPQSLHRYLLYDFH; from the exons ATGTTGGAGCATCGCACCGTATTCGAT ATGCCATTGCATTGCATCGCTAACCCGTTGCAACGGGAATTGGCTGACGCCATTATAAGGTTGCAACCGCTGGATGAAATTCGGATACTTCTCGCATGCGGTGCAAGGCCAAATGAGCCGGTAACCCAAGGTCTGAGACCTCTTCATTACGCCGTATGGCAGAGATACACCGACGCGGCTCAATTGCTTTTAGTTCGTGGTGCTGATATCGATGCTACCGACGAGTGCGGATATTCCGCGTTGCATCTTGCCGCTGAGCATGGCTATCTCGACCTCGTTAAACTTCTATTAAAATACGGAGCAAAGGTCGATCATAGAAAAGACACTGGGGAACTATTTCCCag GACCATGCTATGCGACGAGCCTTTACGATTGGCTTTGAGGAATCGCCACGTCGAAGTGGCTAGGACTTTGTTGGAAGCTGGCGCCAATCCAAACAAGAGATATTTCTTCGGTTCGGAGATTAATTTGGTTTCTCCGTTGGATCTGGAGTGTATGGAACTTTTATTGGCCTTTGGTGCTCAACCCAATATGAGGGATCGAGCTGGATTGACCCCTTTAATGAAGGCAACGAGATCGCCTCAG GGTATCGCATCTGTACTTCTTTTGTTGAGTTACGAAGCGGACGTAAATTCTATGACCGATGCCAGGCATGATTTTCGTACGGTTCTACATTATGCGATACTCGGTGGCGATCCAGCGGTTATCAATCTTTTGTTAAAACAAGGTGCTAGGCTAGACCTTGGACCAGATTACCAAAAGCCAACCGCATTAGATTTGGCTATACTCAAGGGTGATCCTTCGATCGTCGAGATGTTATTAGAGTCTG gtGCGGACGTGAATGCATCATCTCCGATCATTGGATCAGCCCTTCATGTCGCTTGCGCTGACAACATACCGAATAGACTTCAAATTCTTCAAATGTTGTTAGAACGTGGCGCTGATCCTAATCTCGTAATACGTAGCGACGAAGGTCTCTCGTTACGTCCAGTTTTAGCGGAATATGTAGCGTCTAACGAAAACCCGTCGGTTGAAGTTGTCGCATTATTACTTAAGTATGGAGCGCGGGTTGTCATAAAGACACAATTTCGCGATCCACACGGCATTTTAAATTCCCTTCAGAATACGGCGGATAAACCTAGATTATTAAGGGCACTATTAGAAGCGGCAGAAAGTTTTGATCCTTGTATGATAAAAAGATCGAGTAGTTTGACCGACGCACAGAAGGCATTAGTTATGGAAGCAGCAAGGACGCCATTACCTTTGACCCATCAAGCTAGGCTTATAGTGCGCAAATTATGCGGCACTAAATTACCAAAAATCGTTAGAGATCTGCAGTTACCTCAGTCGTTACATCGGTATCTTCTTTACGACTTTCATTAG
- the LOC124956436 gene encoding NADH-ubiquinone oxidoreductase 49 kDa subunit isoform X2, whose translation MATGVLRTVLRKSVGLYNDAAYLTRIYPTTQHRHSHDWAPDIEYMNSLKRPQALPIDSVKWQFPWEKHDIEERGETVKNVQVNFGPQHPAAHGVLRLILELEGEVVIRADPHIGLLHRATEKLIEYKTYMQALPYFDRLDYVSMMCNEQCFSLAIEKLLNIDVPLRAKYIRVLFAELTRILNHIMGIGTHALDVGAMTPFFWLFEEREKLMEFYERVSGARMHAAYIRPGGVSLDLPLGLLDDIHEWATQYAERVDEVEDMLTENRIWMQRTKDIGVITAADALNMGFSGVMLRGSGIKWDLRKTAPYDAYDLVDFDVPVGINGDCYDRYLIRVEEMRQSLRIIEQCLNKMPPGEVRCDDAKVVPPRREEMKTSMEALIHHFKLYTQGFQVPPGATYTAIEAPKGEFGVYLVSDGTSKPYRCKIKAPGFAHLACLKHIGPGHMLADIVAIIGTLDVVFGEIDR comes from the exons ATGGCGACCGGAGTGTTAAGGACAGTCCTACGAAAATCTGTAGGATTGTATAATGATGCAGCGTATCTTACGCGAATATATCCAACAAC GCAACATCGCCACAGCCATGATTGGGCCCCAGATATAGAATATATGAACTCATTGAAACGTCCACAAGCTTTACCAATTGATTCTGTAAAATGGCAATTTCCATGGGAAAAACATGACATTGAAGAACGTGGAGAGACAGTGAAAAATGTACAAGTTAATTTTGGCCCTCAACATCCGGCAGCTCATGGAGTGTTACGTTtaatattagaattagaaGGAGAAGTTGTAATCAGAGCTGATCCACATATTGGTCTTTTGCATCGAGCAACAGAAAAgcttatagaatataaaacatatatgcAAGCATTACCATACTTTGATCGTTTAGATTATGTTTCTATGATGTGTAACGAGCAATGTTTCTCTTTAGCAAttgagaaattattaaatatagatgTACCACTGCGTGCAAAATATATTCgag TATTATTTGCGGAACTCACTCGTATCTTGAATCATATTATGGGAATAGGAACTCATGCATTGGATGTAGGTGCAATGACCCCATTCTTTTGGTTgtttgaagaaagagaaaaattaatggaaTTTTATGAAAGAGTTAGTGGAGCTCGTATGCATGCTGCTTATATAAGACCTGGTGGAGTGTCTTTGGATCTTCCATTAGGTTTATTAGATGATATTCATGAATGGGCTACGCAGTATGCTGAAAGAGTTGATGAAGTAGAAGACATGTTAACTGAAAATAGAATATGGATGCAACGTACAAAGGATATTGGTGTAATTACAGCAGCAGATGCATTGAATATGGGCTTTAGCGGAGTAATGTTACGGGGTTCTGGAATTAAATGGGATTTGAGAAAAACTGCACCATATGATGCGTATGATTTAGTTGACTTTGATGTTCCTGTTGGTATAAATGGTGATTGTTATGATag GTATCTCATTCGAGTTGAGGAAATGCGTCAGTCTCTTAGGATAATCGagcaatgtttaaataaaatgccACCTGGCGAAGTGAGATGCGACGATGCTAAAGTTGTACCACCGCGtagagaagaaatgaaaactaGTATGGAAGCTTTAATtcatcattttaaattatatacacaaGGTTTTCAGGTACCACCTGGTGCTACATATACTGCTATCGAAGCACCAAAGGGTGAATTTGGAGTATATCTTGTTAGTGATGGTACTAGTAAACCATATCGGTGTAAGATCAAAGCTCCTGGATTTGCACACTTAGCTTGTTTGAAACATATAGGACCAGGTCATATGCTTGCTGATATCGTAGCCATTATTGGTACACTGGATGTAGTATTTGGTGAGATTGACAGATAA
- the LOC124956435 gene encoding ankyrin-1-like isoform X2, translated as MLPFGSKMPLHCIANPLQRELADAIIRLQPLDEIRILLACGARPNEPVTQGLRPLHYAVWQRYTDAAQLLLVRGADIDATDECGYSALHLAAEHGYLDLVKLLLKYGAKVDHRKDTGELFPRTMLCDEPLRLALRNRHVEVARTLLEAGANPNKRYFFGSEINLVSPLDLECMELLLAFGAQPNMRDRAGLTPLMKATRSPQGIASVLLLLSYEADVNSMTDARHDFRTVLHYAILGGDPAVINLLLKQGARLDLGPDYQKPTALDLAILKGDPSIVEMLLESGADVNASSPIIGSALHVACADNIPNRLQILQMLLERGADPNLVIRSDEGLSLRPVLAEYVASNENPSVEVVALLLKYGARVVIKTQFRDPHGILNSLQNTADKPRLLRALLEAAESFDPCMIKRSSSLTDAQKALVMEAARTPLPLTHQARLIVRKLCGTKLPKIVRDLQLPQSLHRYLLYDFH; from the exons ATGCTTCCTTTTGGATCTAAG ATGCCATTGCATTGCATCGCTAACCCGTTGCAACGGGAATTGGCTGACGCCATTATAAGGTTGCAACCGCTGGATGAAATTCGGATACTTCTCGCATGCGGTGCAAGGCCAAATGAGCCGGTAACCCAAGGTCTGAGACCTCTTCATTACGCCGTATGGCAGAGATACACCGACGCGGCTCAATTGCTTTTAGTTCGTGGTGCTGATATCGATGCTACCGACGAGTGCGGATATTCCGCGTTGCATCTTGCCGCTGAGCATGGCTATCTCGACCTCGTTAAACTTCTATTAAAATACGGAGCAAAGGTCGATCATAGAAAAGACACTGGGGAACTATTTCCCag GACCATGCTATGCGACGAGCCTTTACGATTGGCTTTGAGGAATCGCCACGTCGAAGTGGCTAGGACTTTGTTGGAAGCTGGCGCCAATCCAAACAAGAGATATTTCTTCGGTTCGGAGATTAATTTGGTTTCTCCGTTGGATCTGGAGTGTATGGAACTTTTATTGGCCTTTGGTGCTCAACCCAATATGAGGGATCGAGCTGGATTGACCCCTTTAATGAAGGCAACGAGATCGCCTCAG GGTATCGCATCTGTACTTCTTTTGTTGAGTTACGAAGCGGACGTAAATTCTATGACCGATGCCAGGCATGATTTTCGTACGGTTCTACATTATGCGATACTCGGTGGCGATCCAGCGGTTATCAATCTTTTGTTAAAACAAGGTGCTAGGCTAGACCTTGGACCAGATTACCAAAAGCCAACCGCATTAGATTTGGCTATACTCAAGGGTGATCCTTCGATCGTCGAGATGTTATTAGAGTCTG gtGCGGACGTGAATGCATCATCTCCGATCATTGGATCAGCCCTTCATGTCGCTTGCGCTGACAACATACCGAATAGACTTCAAATTCTTCAAATGTTGTTAGAACGTGGCGCTGATCCTAATCTCGTAATACGTAGCGACGAAGGTCTCTCGTTACGTCCAGTTTTAGCGGAATATGTAGCGTCTAACGAAAACCCGTCGGTTGAAGTTGTCGCATTATTACTTAAGTATGGAGCGCGGGTTGTCATAAAGACACAATTTCGCGATCCACACGGCATTTTAAATTCCCTTCAGAATACGGCGGATAAACCTAGATTATTAAGGGCACTATTAGAAGCGGCAGAAAGTTTTGATCCTTGTATGATAAAAAGATCGAGTAGTTTGACCGACGCACAGAAGGCATTAGTTATGGAAGCAGCAAGGACGCCATTACCTTTGACCCATCAAGCTAGGCTTATAGTGCGCAAATTATGCGGCACTAAATTACCAAAAATCGTTAGAGATCTGCAGTTACCTCAGTCGTTACATCGGTATCTTCTTTACGACTTTCATTAG
- the LOC124956438 gene encoding probable E3 ubiquitin-protein ligase bre1, translated as MSIMSSVPCSGLTAQEGVPEWDQNNTTTLIQMYKERKCLWDTSHEFYKNRRFRREALTEMANHFNCSLADVEKKLYMLRSSFRKEYRRWNYAKLNAGPNNTFLVRKPQWFALDLLMFLKDDVAKKSVIPLNPITTDCVQQQQVQQNHHHHHHQQQQQQQQQQQQQQQLHQHQQSQQEAHQQTQRDLDLSIPEIQNVFYYDSENSTLTPLEPGEVTLDYNLQCPIQVPELKQSPGKTLKRSSNVESNLLELNSKRQKNKDPEDTRLRLIKASPIDVQEKDTFTAFGNFVAEELRNIKDTGQMQLAKLRIHQILFDATRNFLKVPIPRL; from the exons ATGTCAATAATGAGTTCAGTTCCATGCTCTGGTCTGACCGCACAAGAAGGAGTACCAGAATGGGATCAAAACAATACAACGACCTTGATACAAAtgtacaaagaaagaaaatgccTCTGGGACACAAGCCAcgagttttataaaaatcgacGTTTCCGTCGCGAGGCTCTCACGGAAATGGCgaatcattttaattgttcATTAGCGGACGTTGAGAAGAAATTATACATGCTTCGTAGTTCATTTAGGAAAGAATATCGTAGATGGAATTATGCCAAGTTAAATGCAGGCCCTAACAATACGTTTCTAGTCAGAAAGCCTCAATGGTTCGCATTGGATTTACTTATGTTCCTTAAGGATGATGTTGCTAAAAAATCAGTGATACCACTTAATCCGATTACCACGGACTGTGTTCAACAGCAGCAAGTTCAAcaaaatcatcatcatcatcatcatcaacaacaacaacaacaacaacaacaacagcagcagcagcagcagcttcATCAACATCAACAATCGCAACAGGAAGCTCATCAACAAACTCAACGGGATTTGGACTTAAGTATACCG GAAattcaaaatgttttttattacgaCAGCGAGAACAGCACTTTAACTCCGTTGGAACCAGGCGAAGTTACCTTGGATTACAATCTTCAATGTCCAATACAAGTACCCGAATTGAAACAGTCGCCTGGTAAAACCTTGAAAAGAAGTTCTAACGTTGAATCAAATCTTCTTGAACTGAATAGcaaacgacaaaaaaataaagatccaGAGGATACTCGATTACGCTTAATAAAAGCGTCCCCGATCGATGTTCAAGAGAAGGACACTTTTACGGCCTTTGGTAATTTCGTTGCGGAAGAATTGCGAAACATAAAAGACACCGGTCAGATGCAATTAGCCAAATTACGAATTCATCAAATACTATTCGATGCGACGCGCAATTTTTTGAAAGTTCCAATACCAAGATTGTGA
- the LOC124956434 gene encoding NADH-ubiquinone oxidoreductase 49 kDa subunit-like isoform X1 gives MIVNISIQILLRKSFKISNGIVSIARDEVKKYFGNQYRHIHMWIPNAEYITKIQYPRALPVDAVKWKFPWEAYDDDDDEKGETVQNMQVNFGPQHPSAHGVLRLILELEGELVKKADPHIGLLHRGTEKLIENKTYIQALPYFDRLDYISIMCNEECYSLAIEKLLNIDVPLRAKYIRVLFGEITRIFSHIMSISTQALDIGAITPFFWFFEEREKIMEFFERVSGARMFAAYVRPGGVAFDLPLGLLDDIYQWASMYSERLDEIEDLLTENRIFIQRLKDIGTISAKDALNFGCSGVMLRGSGIEWDLRKIAPYDAYDLVDFDVPVGINGDCYDRYLIRITEMRQSLRIIYQCLNQIPCGEVKCDDVKIVPPSKKEMKTSMEALIHHFKLFSQGFQVPPGATYTSIEAPKGEFGVYLVSDGSSKPYRCRLRSPGFAHLATLKFIGPGYLLADIVAILGTLDIVFGDVDR, from the exons ATGatcgttaatatttctattcagatcttattacgaaaatcttttaaaatatccaATGGGATAGTGAGTATTGCTCGAGAtgaagttaaaaaatattttggaaa TCAGTATCGTCATATTCATATGTGGATCCCAAATGCcgaatatattacaaaaatacaatatcCGCGAGCTTTGCCGGTTGATGCTGTAAAATGGAAATTTCCGTGGGAAGcatatgatgatgatgatgatgaaaaaggAGAGACAGTGCAAAATATGCAAGTTAATTTTGGTCCTCAACATCCTTCAGCTCATGGAGTTTTACGTTTGATATTGGAATTGGAGGGTGAATTAGTTAAAAAAGCTGATCCACATATTGGACTTTTGCATCGTGGTACAGAGAaactaatagaaaataaaacttatatacAAGCTTTACCATATTTTGATCGTTTGGATTACATTTCGATAATGTGCAATGAAGAATGTTACAGTTTAGCTATCGAAAAGTTGTTAAATATAGACGTACCTTTACGTGCCAAATACATACGGG TGCTTTTTGGAGAAATAACCCGAATATTTAGTCATATTATGTCAATATCAACACAGGCACTGGACATAGGTGCAATAACtccttttttttggttttttgaagaacgtgaaaaaataatggaatttTTTGAAAGAGTGAGCGGTGCACGTATGTTTGCAGCTTATGTGCGCCCTGGTGGTGTAGCTTTTGATTTACCCTTGGGTTTATTAGATGATATTTATCAATGGGCTAGTATGTATTCTGAAAGACTTGATGAAATAGAAGATTTATTGACtgaaaatcgaatttttattcaacGCTTGAAGGATATTGGTACAATATCAGCTAAAGATGCATTAAATTTTGGATGCAGTGGAGTAATGTTACGGGGATCTGGTATTGAATGGGATTTGAGAAAAATTGCACCATATGATGCATATGACTTAGTTGACTTTGATGTACCTGTGGGTATAAATGGAGATTGCTATGATAG ATATCTCATACGCATTACGGAAATGCGTCAGtcacttagaataatttatcaatgcCTAAATCAAATTCCATGTGGTGAAGTGAAATGTGATGATGTCAAAATTGTACCGCcaagcaagaaagaaatgaaaaccaGTATGGAAGCACTTATCCATCacttcaaattattttcacaagGTTTTCAAGTACCACCGGGTGCTACATATACATCCATTGAAGCACCAAAGGGTGAATTTGGAGTTTATCTTGTTAGTGATGGTAGCTCTAAACCATATCGATGTAGACTTAGAAGTCCTGGTTTTGCTCATCTAGCAACATTGAAATTCATTGGACCTGGTTATTTGTTGGCAGATATTGTTGCTATTCTTGGTACATTAGATATAGTATTTGGTGATGTAGATAGATGA
- the LOC124956434 gene encoding NADH-ubiquinone oxidoreductase 49 kDa subunit-like isoform X2 has product MWIPNAEYITKIQYPRALPVDAVKWKFPWEAYDDDDDEKGETVQNMQVNFGPQHPSAHGVLRLILELEGELVKKADPHIGLLHRGTEKLIENKTYIQALPYFDRLDYISIMCNEECYSLAIEKLLNIDVPLRAKYIRVLFGEITRIFSHIMSISTQALDIGAITPFFWFFEEREKIMEFFERVSGARMFAAYVRPGGVAFDLPLGLLDDIYQWASMYSERLDEIEDLLTENRIFIQRLKDIGTISAKDALNFGCSGVMLRGSGIEWDLRKIAPYDAYDLVDFDVPVGINGDCYDRYLIRITEMRQSLRIIYQCLNQIPCGEVKCDDVKIVPPSKKEMKTSMEALIHHFKLFSQGFQVPPGATYTSIEAPKGEFGVYLVSDGSSKPYRCRLRSPGFAHLATLKFIGPGYLLADIVAILGTLDIVFGDVDR; this is encoded by the exons ATGTGGATCCCAAATGCcgaatatattacaaaaatacaatatcCGCGAGCTTTGCCGGTTGATGCTGTAAAATGGAAATTTCCGTGGGAAGcatatgatgatgatgatgatgaaaaaggAGAGACAGTGCAAAATATGCAAGTTAATTTTGGTCCTCAACATCCTTCAGCTCATGGAGTTTTACGTTTGATATTGGAATTGGAGGGTGAATTAGTTAAAAAAGCTGATCCACATATTGGACTTTTGCATCGTGGTACAGAGAaactaatagaaaataaaacttatatacAAGCTTTACCATATTTTGATCGTTTGGATTACATTTCGATAATGTGCAATGAAGAATGTTACAGTTTAGCTATCGAAAAGTTGTTAAATATAGACGTACCTTTACGTGCCAAATACATACGGG TGCTTTTTGGAGAAATAACCCGAATATTTAGTCATATTATGTCAATATCAACACAGGCACTGGACATAGGTGCAATAACtccttttttttggttttttgaagaacgtgaaaaaataatggaatttTTTGAAAGAGTGAGCGGTGCACGTATGTTTGCAGCTTATGTGCGCCCTGGTGGTGTAGCTTTTGATTTACCCTTGGGTTTATTAGATGATATTTATCAATGGGCTAGTATGTATTCTGAAAGACTTGATGAAATAGAAGATTTATTGACtgaaaatcgaatttttattcaacGCTTGAAGGATATTGGTACAATATCAGCTAAAGATGCATTAAATTTTGGATGCAGTGGAGTAATGTTACGGGGATCTGGTATTGAATGGGATTTGAGAAAAATTGCACCATATGATGCATATGACTTAGTTGACTTTGATGTACCTGTGGGTATAAATGGAGATTGCTATGATAG ATATCTCATACGCATTACGGAAATGCGTCAGtcacttagaataatttatcaatgcCTAAATCAAATTCCATGTGGTGAAGTGAAATGTGATGATGTCAAAATTGTACCGCcaagcaagaaagaaatgaaaaccaGTATGGAAGCACTTATCCATCacttcaaattattttcacaagGTTTTCAAGTACCACCGGGTGCTACATATACATCCATTGAAGCACCAAAGGGTGAATTTGGAGTTTATCTTGTTAGTGATGGTAGCTCTAAACCATATCGATGTAGACTTAGAAGTCCTGGTTTTGCTCATCTAGCAACATTGAAATTCATTGGACCTGGTTATTTGTTGGCAGATATTGTTGCTATTCTTGGTACATTAGATATAGTATTTGGTGATGTAGATAGATGA